The DNA region ACCAGAGGCGCCCGTCGGACCACATGAGGACGGTGAAGGAGCGGTTGTCGGCGATCATCTGCCGGCCCATCTCCCACGACCAGGGGCCGTCGGGGCCGTACAGCTCCAGCCGGTGGGGCCATTCGCGGAGCAGGAAGAGCAGCCAGGTGAAGGAGAAGCCGATGCGGACGATCGCGCTCTGGTAGGGGCCGAGCGCCTGGCTGGTGACCTTCTGCGCGGCGGCCGCGAGCCGCCGCTCGAAGGGGATCCGGCGCCGGGTGGCGGGGGCCTCGGAGGTCGGGACCTCAGGGGTGGGGGTCCCGGAGGTGGGGGTCCCGGAGGTGGGGCGGGAGGTCTCGGTCATCGGGTCGCCTCCGTCCCGGGGCGGTCGGCGGCGGTGACGGACCACCAGGGGTAGCTGCGGTCGACGGGCCGGGTGTCGATCTTCTCGGTGCTCCAGGCGGCGGCTGGGACGGGCCGGGTCACGGTGCGCAGCTGGATCCGGTCGACGGTGCCGCCGAGCGCCCGCTCGTCGAGGCGCTGCATGACGATGCGGCGGACGTACTGCTCGGAGAGCCGGCCGCGCATGCCGTTGGGGCGGTGGTCGTCGGTGTGCGAGTTGAGGTAGAAGTCCCAGGCCCGGCGCAGCTCGTTCTGCCGGGTGTGGCTGGGCAGCACAGTGCCGCGGACCCCGTCGATGTCGTACGCGGTGAGGTCGGTCCAGCCGGTGGTGGTGCGCTTGCCGCCGGCGCCCACGACCTCGGCCCTGACCTGCACGGACATGTTCTGCTGGAGCGGGTTGGGAGCGAACAGCTTCCAGTTCTGCTCGAACTCGGGGTAGACCCAGTCGTCGACCGCCTCGCCGTGCTGCTTGGTCAGCGTGTTCGACGGCGCGACGTGCAGGAACACCATGGCGAGGTGGACGCAGGCGAAGACGCCGACGACGGCGAGGGCGACGGCCGCGACCACCTGGTACGGCGTCGAGAGCCCCGCGATCCCGGGCTGCGGCGCCCCCGGCGCGGGGTTCCGGTCCGCCTCGGCCAACGGTTCGGCCACCCGTTCGACCACCCGTTCGGGCGAGCCCTCCGGCCCGGGCCCGTTCCCGCCCCCGACGTCGTACGAGTCCATCGCGCCCCGCTCCCGCTCGGCCTCAGCAGTTATCCACAGGGTTGACACCATACGGGCCGCCGAACGACCATTGAAGTCATTCAACCGAACGATCGGTCGGTAGGGGTTCCGATGACCACAGGTACGGCAGAGACGACAGCGCCGGAAGGTGCGACGGCGAGCCAGGCCGCCCTCGAAGCGGTGTTCGACGCCGCCGTGGCCGCCGACGAGCGCATCGAGCCGCGCGACTGGATGCCCGACGCCTACCGGGCCGGCCTGGTGCGCCAGATCGCCCAGCACGCCCACTCCGAGATCATCGGCATGCAGCCCGAGGCCAACTGGATCACCCGCGCGCCCTCGCTGCGCCGCAAGGCGATCCTCATGGCCAAGGTCCAGGACGAGGCCGGCCACGGCCTGTACCTGTACAGCGCGGCCGAGACCCTCGGCACCAGCCGCGACGAGCTCCTCGACAAGCTCCACAGCGGCCGCCAGAAGTACTCGTCGATCTTCAACTACCCGACGCTGACCTGGGCCGACGTCGGCGCCATCGGCTGGCTCGTGGACGGCGCCGCCATCACCAACCAGGTCCCCCTGTGCCGCTGCTCCTACGGGCCGTACGCGCGGGCCATGGTCCGCGTGTGCAAGGAGGAGTCCTTCCACCAGCGCCAGGGGTACGAGGCGCTGCTCGCCCTCTCCCGCGGCACCGAGGCCCAGCACGCCATGGCCCAGGACGCGGTGGACCGCTGGTGGTGGCCGTCGCTGATGATGTTCGGCCCGCCGGACGACGAGTCCACCCACTCGGCGCAGGCGATGGCCTGGAAGATCAAGCGCCACTCCAACGACGAGCTGCGCCAGCGCTTCGTCGACATCGCCGCCCCGCAGGCCGAGTCCCTCGGCCTCACCCTCCCCGACCCCGACCTGAAGTGGAACGAGGAGCGCGGGCACTACGACTTCGGCCCCATCGACTGGGACGAGTTCTGGAACGTCCTGAAGGGCAACGGCCCCTGCAACGAGCAGCGGCTGACCAAGCGCCGCCAGGCCCACGAGGACGGCGCCTGGGTCAGGGACGCCGCCGCGGCCTACGCCGCGAAGCACCGCCCGGCCACCGGCCGGGACGACACGCACCACACCGGCACCGACGCCGGACCGCACACGGACGGGGAGGCACGGGCATGACCACCGACGGATGGCCGCTGTGGGAGGTGTTCGTGCGCTCGCGCCGCGGACTGTCCCACACCCACGCCGGCAGCCTCCACGCACCCGACGCCGAGATGGCCCTGCGCAACGCGCGCGACCTCTACACCCGCCGCATGGAAGGCGTGTCGATCTGGGTCGTGCCCTCCGCCGCCGTCACCGCCTCCTCGCCCGACGAGAAGGACCCCTTCTTCGAACCGGCCGCGGACAAGCCCTACCGGCACCCCACCTTCTACGAGATCCCGGACGGGGTGAAGCACCTGTGACCGGCCCGACCACCCCCACCGCCGCCGCTGCCGTCCCCACCGGGTCGGTGCCCGCCGCCGCCCTCGCCCTCGGCGACGACGCCCTCGTCCTCGCCCAGCGGCTGGGGGAGTGGGCGGGCGGCGCCCCCGTCCTCGAAGAGGAGGTCGCCCTCGCCAACATCGCGCTCGACCTCCTCGGCCAGGCCCGCGTCCTGCTCTCCCTCGTCGGCGACGAGGACGAACTGGCCTACCTCCGCGAGGAACGCGCCTTCCGCAACTGCCAGCTCGTCGAACAGCCCAACGGCGACTTCGCCCACACCATCGCCCGCCAGCTGTACTTCTCCACCTACCAGCGCCTCCTGTACGGGCAGCTGGCCGCCGGCGACGGCCCCTTCGCCGGGCTCGCCGCCAAGGCCGTCAAGGAAGTCGCCTACCACCAGGACCACGCCGAGCACTGGACGCTGCGCCTCGGCGACGGCACCGAGGAGAGCCACCGGCGCATGCAGACCGCCTGCGACGCGCTGTGGCGCTACACCGGCGAACTGTTCCAGCCCCTCGACGGCCTCGACACCGACACCGCCGCCATGGACAGCGCCTGGCTCGACTCCGTGACCGCCGTCCTCGACAAGGCCGGCCTCACCGTCCCCGCCGGGCCGCGCACCGGCGCCTGGAGCGCCGGCGCCGGCCGCCAGGGCCTGCACACCGAGTCCTTCGGCCGCATGCTCGCCGAGATGCAGCACCTGCACCGCAGCCACCCGGGGGCGTCATGGTGACCACCGCACCGGGCACGGCCCCGACCGCCCTCGAAGCGGAACTGGCCCGGATCGCCGGCGCCGTCCCCGACCCCGAGCTGCCCGTCCTCAGCCTCGCCGAACTCGGCGTCCTGCGCGGCGTCCACGTGCACGGCCCCGGCCGCGTCGAGGTCGAACTCACCCCGACCTACACCGGCTGCCCCGCCATCGAGGCCATGTCCGCCGACATCGAACACGCCCTCCACGAACACGGCGTGCCCGACGTCAGCGTCGTCACCGTCCTCAGCCCCGCCTGGTCGACCGACGACATCACCGACGAAGGACGCCGCAAACTCGCCGAGTTCGGCATCGCCCCGCCCCGCCCCCAGGGCCCGGCCGGCGGACCGATACCGCTCACCCTCGCGATCCGCTGCCCCCACTGCGGCTCCACCGACACCGAACTCCTCAGCCGCTTCTCCTCCACCGCGTGCAAGGCACTGCGCCGCTGCACCGCCTGCCGCGAACCGTTCGACCACTTCAAGGAGTTGTAGATGGCCACCTCCGCCTCCACCGGCGCCGCCGGACGGGCCGGGTTCCATCCGCTCCGCGTGAGCGAGGTCGAGCGGCTCACCGACGACTCCGTCGCCGTCACCTTCGCCGTCCCGGCGGAGCTGCACGACGCCTACCGCCACGCCCCCGGCCAGCACCTCGCGCTGCGCCGCACCGGCCCCGCCGGCGAGGAGATCCGCCGCACCTACTCGATCTGCGCCCCGGCCGCCGCCCAGGGGGAGACCCCCGTGCTGCGCGTCGGCATCCGCCTCGTCGACGGCGGCGAATTCTCCACCTACGCCCTCAAGGAACTCGCCGTCGGCGACATCGTCGAGGTCATGGAACCCATGGGCCGCTTCGTCCTCGAACCGCGCCCCGGACACTTCGCGGCCGTCGTCGGCGGCAGCGGCATCACCCCGGTCCTCTCCATGGCCGCGACCCTGCTCGCCCGCGAACCCGAGGCCCGGTTCTGCCTGGTCCGCAGCGACCGCACCGCGTCCACCACGATGTTCCTCGACGAGGTGGCCGACCTCAAGGACCGCTTCCCCGACCGGTTCCAGCTCATCACCGTGCTCTCCCGCGAGGAGCAGCAGGCCGGCCTCCCCTCCGGACGCCTCGACGAGGACCGGCTCACCGCCCTGCTGCCCGCGCTCCTGCCGGTCACCGCGATCGACGGCTGGTTCCTGTGCGGCCCCTTCGGCCTGGTGCAGAACGCCGAGCGCGCCCTGCACGGCCTCGGCGTCAGCCGCACCCGCATCCACCAGGAGATCTTCCACGTCGACGACGGCTCCGCCCCCGCCCCGGCGCCCGCGGCCGACGCCCCCGCCCACGCCACGCTGACCGCCACCCTCCACGGTCGCTCCGGCAACTGGCCCGTCCAGCAGGGCGAGACGCTCCTCGACACGGTGCTGCGCGCCCGGGCGGACGCCCCGTACGCCTGCAAGGGCGGCGTCTGCGGCACCTGCCGCGCCTTCCTCGTCACCGGCGAGGTGCGGATGGACCGCAACTTCGCCCTCGAACCCGAGGAGACCGACGCCGGGTATGTCCTGGCCTGCCAGTCCCACCCGGCCACCCCCGAGGTCGAGCTCGACTTCGACCGCTGAAACACATGGGTGTGTGCCCCGGTCACGACCGGGGCACACCCGGCCATTCCCTTCCGGTAGAACCTGTTCTATCTTGACGGTCCGTCAGATCCGCCCCGGGGCAAGGCCGGAAGGGACAGGACCGTGGACTTCACCTTCACCGAAGAACAACAGGCCGCCGCCGAAACGGCCAAGGCCGTCTTCGCCGACGTCGCACCCGACAGCGTCCCCAGCCCCGCCCTCACCCCGGGCGCCGTCGCCGACGACTTCGACCGCCCCCTCTGGGCCCGGCTCGCCGACACCGACCTCCTCGGCCTCGTCCTCGACCCCGCCCACGGCGGCTCCGGACTCGACCCCATCGCCCTCTGCCTGGTCCTCCGCGAATCCGCCCGCGCCCTCGCCCGCGTCCCCCTCCTGGAGACCAGCGCCGTCGCCCGCACCCTCCAGCACCACGCCCCCGAAGCCACCAGGGCCGCCCTGCTCCCCCGCGTCACCCGCGGCGAACTCGTCCTCACCGCCGCCGCCCACGGACGCACCGGCCACGACCCGGCCCCGCTCGCCGTCACCGCACGCCGCGACCACACCGGCTGGACCCTCGACGGCCACACCGGCAACGTCCCCTGGGCCCACCACGCCGACCACATCGCCGTACCCGCCCACACCCCCGACGGACACACCGTCCTCGCCCTGCTGCCCCGCAGCCGGCCCGGACTCACCCTCACCGACCAGTACGGCACCCACGGCGAACGCCTGGCCGCACTCCGCCTCGACGACGTCCGCCTCGACCCCGCCGACGTCATCGACACCGAAGGCGCCTGGGAAGAGCTCCACGGCCTCCTCACCACCGGAACCTGCGCCCTCGCCCTCGGCCTCGGCGAACAAGTCCTCGCCATGACCAGCCGATACACCGGCAAGCGCGAACAGTTCGGCCACCCCGTGGCCACCTTCCAGGCCGTCGCCGTCCAGGCCGCCGACCGCTACATCGACCTGCGCGCCATGGAAGCCACCCTCTGGCAGGCCGCCTGGCGCCTCACCATCGACACCACGGACACCACGGGCACCGCCGGCTCACTCCCGGCCGCCGGAGACATCGCCGTCGCCAAGATCTGGGCATCGGAAGGCGTCCGCCGCGTCGTCCAGACCGCCCAGCACCTCCACGGCGGCTTCGGCGCCGACACCGACTACCCCCTGCACCGCTACCACGCCTGGGCCAAACACCTCGAACTCGCCCTCGGCCCCGCCGCACAGCACGAAGAGGAACTCGGCGACCTCCTCGCCACCCACCTCCTCGGCTGAGCGGAAGAACCGGCCGAAGGAGCGGCCGGGAAACTACAGGACGTAGGCGGGGCTTCCGTCGTCCGTCACCATCGGACGCCCCGCGCCCTCCCACGCCAGCATGCCGCCGTCGACATTCACCGCGTCGATGCCTTGACCCACCAGATACTGCGTGACCTGCGCCGACCGGCCACCCACCCGGCACATCACAAACGCCTGCCGCCCGTCCTCCACGGCCTCCGTCACCTCACCGAACCGCGCCACGAACGCACTCATCGGCACGTGCAGCGCACCCTCGACATGACCGGCCGCCCACTCGTCGTCCTCACGGACATCGAGCACCAGAGCACCGGCCGGCACGGAAGCCGCGTCGACCGACGGCAGCGGGGCGAAATTCATGGACCTGGCCTTCTCTCTGCGACACCGCGCCCCCACGGGCGCACACGACCGAAACTACTGCACCAGCGAGGCAAGCTCCGCCTCACGCTCGGCGACCTGCGCCAACAGCTGCTCCGCGATCTCCTCCAGGAGACGGTCCGGATCGTCCGGCGCCAACCGCAGCATCGCCCCGATCGCGCTCTCCTCCAGCTCCCGCGCCACCAGCGACAGCATCTCCTTGCGCTGCGCCAGCCACTCGAGCCGCGCGTAGAGCTCCTCGCTCTCGCTCAGCCGCACCACCGGCACCGGACCGGCCGCCCACTCCGCCGACAGCTCCCGCAGCAGCGCCTCGTCACCACGGGCATAGGCCGCGTTCACGCGGGTGATGAACTCCTCGCGGCGCTTCCGCTCGTCCTCGTCCCGCGCCAGATCCGGATGCGCCTGCCGCGCCAGATCCCGGTACAGCTTGCGCACCTCGTCCGACGGCCGCACCCGCTTCGGCGGCTGCACCGGCCGGTCCGTCAGCATCGCCGCCGCCTCCGGCGACAGCCCGTCGGAATCCACCCAGTCGTGGAACAGCTCCTCCACCCCGGGCATCGGCATGACCGCGGCCCGCGCCTCCTGCGCCCGCCGCAGATCCTCCGGATCCCCACTGCGCGCCGCCCGCGCCTCCGCGACCCGCGCGTCCAGCTCGTCAAGGCGTGCGTACATCGGCCCGA from Streptomyces fradiae includes:
- a CDS encoding rhodanese-like domain-containing protein, giving the protein MNFAPLPSVDAASVPAGALVLDVREDDEWAAGHVEGALHVPMSAFVARFGEVTEAVEDGRQAFVMCRVGGRSAQVTQYLVGQGIDAVNVDGGMLAWEGAGRPMVTDDGSPAYVL
- a CDS encoding acyl-CoA dehydrogenase family protein, with translation MDFTFTEEQQAAAETAKAVFADVAPDSVPSPALTPGAVADDFDRPLWARLADTDLLGLVLDPAHGGSGLDPIALCLVLRESARALARVPLLETSAVARTLQHHAPEATRAALLPRVTRGELVLTAAAHGRTGHDPAPLAVTARRDHTGWTLDGHTGNVPWAHHADHIAVPAHTPDGHTVLALLPRSRPGLTLTDQYGTHGERLAALRLDDVRLDPADVIDTEGAWEELHGLLTTGTCALALGLGEQVLAMTSRYTGKREQFGHPVATFQAVAVQAADRYIDLRAMEATLWQAAWRLTIDTTDTTGTAGSLPAAGDIAVAKIWASEGVRRVVQTAQHLHGGFGADTDYPLHRYHAWAKHLELALGPAAQHEEELGDLLATHLLG
- a CDS encoding J domain-containing protein — encoded protein: MGRAGTRTWTGVDGVDVSVDQGRAGGSEEPGEDGRPVKEPSADGRPAAGAASEAGAGHAAAAETGAGAGTGTGADASAGGADERPEARLDRAVRVAEQALIEFEIAVETFRVEVENFSRLHHQRLGPMYARLDELDARVAEARAARSGDPEDLRRAQEARAAVMPMPGVEELFHDWVDSDGLSPEAAAMLTDRPVQPPKRVRPSDEVRKLYRDLARQAHPDLARDEDERKRREEFITRVNAAYARGDEALLRELSAEWAAGPVPVVRLSESEELYARLEWLAQRKEMLSLVARELEESAIGAMLRLAPDDPDRLLEEIAEQLLAQVAEREAELASLVQ
- the paaD gene encoding 1,2-phenylacetyl-CoA epoxidase subunit PaaD, which translates into the protein MVTTAPGTAPTALEAELARIAGAVPDPELPVLSLAELGVLRGVHVHGPGRVEVELTPTYTGCPAIEAMSADIEHALHEHGVPDVSVVTVLSPAWSTDDITDEGRRKLAEFGIAPPRPQGPAGGPIPLTLAIRCPHCGSTDTELLSRFSSTACKALRRCTACREPFDHFKEL
- the paaB gene encoding 1,2-phenylacetyl-CoA epoxidase subunit PaaB, yielding MTTDGWPLWEVFVRSRRGLSHTHAGSLHAPDAEMALRNARDLYTRRMEGVSIWVVPSAAVTASSPDEKDPFFEPAADKPYRHPTFYEIPDGVKHL
- the paaA gene encoding 1,2-phenylacetyl-CoA epoxidase subunit PaaA, with protein sequence MTTGTAETTAPEGATASQAALEAVFDAAVAADERIEPRDWMPDAYRAGLVRQIAQHAHSEIIGMQPEANWITRAPSLRRKAILMAKVQDEAGHGLYLYSAAETLGTSRDELLDKLHSGRQKYSSIFNYPTLTWADVGAIGWLVDGAAITNQVPLCRCSYGPYARAMVRVCKEESFHQRQGYEALLALSRGTEAQHAMAQDAVDRWWWPSLMMFGPPDDESTHSAQAMAWKIKRHSNDELRQRFVDIAAPQAESLGLTLPDPDLKWNEERGHYDFGPIDWDEFWNVLKGNGPCNEQRLTKRRQAHEDGAWVRDAAAAYAAKHRPATGRDDTHHTGTDAGPHTDGEARA
- a CDS encoding 2Fe-2S iron-sulfur cluster-binding protein, whose product is MATSASTGAAGRAGFHPLRVSEVERLTDDSVAVTFAVPAELHDAYRHAPGQHLALRRTGPAGEEIRRTYSICAPAAAQGETPVLRVGIRLVDGGEFSTYALKELAVGDIVEVMEPMGRFVLEPRPGHFAAVVGGSGITPVLSMAATLLAREPEARFCLVRSDRTASTTMFLDEVADLKDRFPDRFQLITVLSREEQQAGLPSGRLDEDRLTALLPALLPVTAIDGWFLCGPFGLVQNAERALHGLGVSRTRIHQEIFHVDDGSAPAPAPAADAPAHATLTATLHGRSGNWPVQQGETLLDTVLRARADAPYACKGGVCGTCRAFLVTGEVRMDRNFALEPEETDAGYVLACQSHPATPEVELDFDR
- a CDS encoding DUF5819 family protein, producing the protein MDSYDVGGGNGPGPEGSPERVVERVAEPLAEADRNPAPGAPQPGIAGLSTPYQVVAAVALAVVGVFACVHLAMVFLHVAPSNTLTKQHGEAVDDWVYPEFEQNWKLFAPNPLQQNMSVQVRAEVVGAGGKRTTTGWTDLTAYDIDGVRGTVLPSHTRQNELRRAWDFYLNSHTDDHRPNGMRGRLSEQYVRRIVMQRLDERALGGTVDRIQLRTVTRPVPAAAWSTEKIDTRPVDRSYPWWSVTAADRPGTEATR
- the paaC gene encoding 1,2-phenylacetyl-CoA epoxidase subunit PaaC yields the protein MTGPTTPTAAAAVPTGSVPAAALALGDDALVLAQRLGEWAGGAPVLEEEVALANIALDLLGQARVLLSLVGDEDELAYLREERAFRNCQLVEQPNGDFAHTIARQLYFSTYQRLLYGQLAAGDGPFAGLAAKAVKEVAYHQDHAEHWTLRLGDGTEESHRRMQTACDALWRYTGELFQPLDGLDTDTAAMDSAWLDSVTAVLDKAGLTVPAGPRTGAWSAGAGRQGLHTESFGRMLAEMQHLHRSHPGASW